The Toxoplasma gondii ME49 chromosome XII, whole genome shotgun sequence genome includes a region encoding these proteins:
- a CDS encoding hypothetical protein (encoded by transcript TGME49_278250~Predicted trans-membrane domain (TMHMM2.0):19-42) gives MHMKHRHERERQMGNRSTEIASSFLAKTAHTSQSVFPAFIWWRFTQFSSRLFFEAFRRIAASSFPPSSAMTPRPACQLRSLSGGFSRSVCLRSFSRFPPSSPFPSPSTDSSSPSSFSSSSSSSYSSLSDNVSSSSSLTHVHPSSNLLPCPLPIFSSSLVSDVSATSLSVSHNWRHIQCFSSSCPSSVPVTAERCGRAACSPSYSVRLSFSPSSVSSSDSLLSFSPHFHRSSSSSSRSHFHHSSSPSPPSSPARPSCLFCRSSASALRASSCCCAILSSPRPESSLSLLTPGLPRAAAYACSPSCVASSAFSFSSFPSPSRPSSAASLVASLPSLGPHQLAPAARKLLNEGILEPQIWRQLSQRTIAICDELNVEQIALLLKVYALRKLQDFNLFSHLSARLIALAQASSPDSERTCSLASSSFPPSSSSSSSSSSSVLSSSSPSPSPFRGVDLTNILVACGRLLFSDRRLHALLATQLVQVVSELRPKDLVNIAHAYAKLRIADEEFFRLVAKALPPYVYDLTPIALANVCTSFASVGLYEEKLFDAVTAEAERRISEFGGCELLSLLLGLGKMQAALPPNKKRRDGSCISAILRALRGRMGPFGFVQNLQVLESLVLLGHYDSLFIHTKLLPALLARRPTPPGASVSGRPHSPAEAAAAATAETVLGLYLRVLCCLYRLPNLSQTGIQLLQEVAEQMPRCFQRTQIAGMAAALHLLHKLDCHDYDCFSKAEAILLADRVATLRQLRFANVLQLREAFRALGDEEHWGEVLKFLDDVVQETETLVSEARGTEDAHATTGMDRVHGAMKVERRTAVYGDSANDETAHLMRDERTSASDRGPDALAQKSYLARVTENTFDEQGSRSEEVSFGDSDSVCNTRKPAGSRRSETVEFSRVSDSERESKNELELRPADATQPVRRRDAVVHAHQYSPDGEYTTRPVTLDKHVKKKNRATGGVKPGAEQE, from the exons ATGCACATGAAACATCGACATGAGCGTGAAAGGCAGATGGGGAATAGATCTACAGAAATAGCGTCATCGTTCCTCGCGAAAACGGCGCATACCTCGCAATCTGTATTCCCTGCGTTTATCTGGTGGAGATTTACACAGTTTAGTTCCCGCCTATTTTTCGAGGCATTTCGACGGATTGccgcctcttcgtttcctccttcatCAGCCATGACGCCGAGGCCTGCGTGTCAACTGCGTAGCCTCTCGGGCGGCTTCTCTCGAAGCGTCTGCCtccgctccttctctcgttttcctcccagttctccttttccctcccCCTCCACagactcttcgtctccatcttctttctcatcttcttcgtcttcttcttaCTCCTCCTTGTCGGATaacgtctcttcctcttcttctttaaCGCATGTGCATCCTTCCTCCAACCTTCTACCTTGTCCGCTTCcgattttctcttcttctctcgtttcagATGTCTCTGCTACTTCGTTGTCTGTGTCTCATAACTGGAGACATATTCagtgtttttcgtcttcatGTCCCTCTTCTGTCCCTGTCACTGCTGAGCGTTGCGGTCGGGCCGCTTGCTCGCCGAGTTACAGTGTTcgtttgtctttctccccttcaagtgtctcttcatctgacagtttgctttccttctctcctcatttccaccgttcctcttcttcttcttctcgttctcatTTCCaccattcttcttctccttctcctccttcttctcctgctcgtccttcttgtcttttttgccgctcttctgcctccgcgCTCCGTGCTTCTTCTTGTTGCTGTGCCATCCTCTCCAGTCCTCGTCCTGAGTcatcgctgtctctgttgaCGCCTGGTCTCCCTCGGGCCGCTGCGTACGCGTGCTCTCCCTCctgcgtcgcttcctccgcgttttctttctcttcgtttccgtcgccttctcggccttcctccgccgcctctctggTCGCgtccctcccttctctcggtCCTCACCAACTCGCGCCTGCCGCACGCAAGCTGCTGAACGAAGGCATCTTGGAACCGCAAATCTGGCGCCAACTCTCCCAGCGAACCATCGCCATCTGTGACGAACTGAATGTCGAACAAATCGCCCTCCTTCTCAAAG TCTACGCACTACGGAAGCTTCAGGATTTCAACCTCTTCTCACACCTCTCAGCTCGCCTCATTGCTCTC GCCCAGGCGTCCTCTCCTGATTCTGAGCGCACatgttctctcgcttcctcttcgtttcctccttcctcttcttcttcctcttcgtcttcctcttctgtgctttcttcttcgtcgccttctccttctccgttccgCGGAGTCGATTTGACAAATATTTTGGTTGCCTGTGGCCGGCTTCTCTTTTCAGACAG acgtttgcatgcgctgctaGCCACGCAACTCGTACAAGTCGTCTCCGAGCTGAGACCTAAAGATCTTGTCAACATTGCCCACGCCTACGCGAAACT GAGGATAGCGGATGAAGAGTTCTTTCGACTGGTCGCGA AAGCGCTACCTCCCTACGTGTACGACTTGACGCCGATCGCATTGGCAAATGTCTGCACATCTTTCGCGAG CGTGGGTTTGTATGAGGAGAAATTGTTCGACGCAGTGacggcagaagcagagagaagaatttCCGAATTCGGCGGCTGCGAGCTCCTCAGTCTTCTGCTCGGCCTGGGCAAAATGCAGGCGGCTCT ACCACCCAACAAGAAGCGACGGGATGGCAGTTGCATCAGCGCCATTCTCCGAGCATTGCGCGGTCGCATGGGTCCGTTTGGTTTCGTCCAGAATCTTCAG GTTCTGGAGTCTCTTGTACTTCTCGGGCACTACGATTCTCTCTTCATTCACACGAAACTTCTTCCTGCGCTCCTCGCTCGACGGCCAACGCCTCCAGGCGCCAGCGTCTCGGGGAGGCCTCACAGCCccgcagaagctgctgcagctgccacTGCCGAAACCGTGTTGGGA CTCTACCTAAGAGTGCTGTGCTGTCTGTACCGCCTCCCAAACCTATCCCAGACGGGGATTCAGCTTCTGCAAGAAGTGGCCGAGCAGATGCCGCGGTGCTTCCAAAGGACGCAGATTGCAGGCATGGCTGCAGCGCTTCATCTGCTCCATAAG CTCGACTGCCACGACTATGACTGTTTTTCCAAGGCCGAGGCGATTCTTTTAGCCGATCGGGTGGCCACACTCCGTCAGCTGCGTTTCGCGAATGTCCTGCAACTGCGAGAAGCTTTCCGGGCTCTTG GTGATGAGGAACACTGGGGAGAAGTGCTCAAGTTCTTGGATGACGTCGTCCAGGAAACTGAGACTCTCGTGAGCGAAGCACGCGGCACAGAAGACGCGCATGCGACGACTGGCATGGATAGAGTCCACGGTGCGATGAAGGTGGAAAGACGCACGGCGGTTTACGGGGATTCTGCGAATGACGAAACTGCTCACTTGATGCGCGATGAGCGAACCAGCGCATCTGACCGCGGGCCAGATGCGCTGGCACAGAAATCATATTTAGCACGGGTAACAGAGAATACTTTTGATGAACAGGGTTCGCGCAGCGAGGAGGTCAGTTTTGGCGACAGTGACAGCGTATGCAACACGCGAAAACCCGCTGGCTCTAGGCGTTCGGAAACTGTGGAGTTTAGTCGAGTTTCCGATTCAGAAAGGGAATCGAAAAATGAGCTGGAATTGCGGCCAGCAGATGCAACTCAACCAGtgcggagacgagacgcgGTAGTTCATGCGCACCAGTACAGTCCAGATGGCGAATACACCACACGGCCAGTGACTCTGGACAAGCACGTCAAAAAAAAGAATCGAGCAACTGGGGGAGTGAAGCCAGGGGCAGAACAAGAGTAG